The region CCCCCATCATTAAGCTGAAAGAATAGTTTGGATATTTCTCATTAAGATAAGCCAAAGTGTCAATTGTATAGCTTGGCTTAGGAAGAGAAAACTCAACATTCGAAGCTTTAATATTAGGATAGTTTTTAAGAGCCAGTTCCACCATATCAAGACGGTTATGATCATTCAATAATGTCTTCTTATCTTTAAACGGATTTTGGGGACTTACTACAAACCATACCTCATTCATATCAGAATTCTCTAAAATATAATTGGCAAGAATCAAATGACCGATATGGATAGGATTGAAAGATCCGAAGAAAAGCCCGACTTTTTTCATAGTAAATACGATGAATGATTAATGATCTCTGAACTTTACGTCTTTAATATTGAGATAATGAGTGACATTTCCTTTCCAGTGATTTTCTTCTAACGTGAATGCAATATCAAAGCTTTTATTCTTAAACTCTTCGGCAAATTGTCCCAGTTTAAAACCTACACACTCGATATTTCTGTTGGTAGACTCCTGTCTGATGTAAAATTTAAGGTGATTATTATCTTTTCCCATTGTTTTCAAATAACCTGAAAGTCTCTGGTTACTCAAGGAAAATATAGGCTTCATATTATGAGGACCGAAAGGAGCAAGCTTTCTGTGAAAATTAATGAATTCACGGTTGATATCTT is a window of Candidatus Chryseobacterium colombiense DNA encoding:
- the nadD gene encoding nicotinate (nicotinamide) nucleotide adenylyltransferase; translation: MKKVGLFFGSFNPIHIGHLILANYILENSDMNEVWFVVSPQNPFKDKKTLLNDHNRLDMVELALKNYPNIKASNVEFSLPKPSYTIDTLAYLNEKYPNYSFSLMMGEDNLKSLHKWKNSDYLIKNYHIIVYPRVFEGEAKSTEYQKHENISLIKAPIIELSATEIRRMIKENKNVRPMLPPEVFEYLDGSSFYK